A window of Chitinophaga sp. MM2321 contains these coding sequences:
- a CDS encoding ABC transporter permease, with translation MMRSILKITVREWKRILTLPVHYLVLLVLPVIVCFLYAYIYNGKFAKDLPVAIWDEARSPLSRQFMFMLEQTESIHITQQVNSQAELEAMMKSGVVAAAVHFPRRMDEHIKSRQPVYITVYTNTAAVVTAKLIYKDAAQVLITAGAGVQLQKLVKTGMPAGKAMALVMPVKLHSFMLYNPQYDYQQYLAPGLIAVALQMMVIMVAILVLNYESKTGTLTELYTLANGSASNAITGKALAHLSVGWLNYILVTCIIFPIFGGGIIGSSWGLFFIFTLLLLACISIGTMVSAIVDDVMIACDLGLFYTSPAFVFSGFTFPRWGMPWYDQYYAMIMPFTPFLDAFVKVYFMELPLRFVYREMGLMLLFVIITLPLAIFFFQRKLNKLKLQHA, from the coding sequence ATGATGCGTTCCATACTCAAGATCACTGTGCGCGAATGGAAGCGGATACTGACGCTTCCGGTGCATTACCTGGTATTGCTGGTATTGCCGGTTATCGTATGTTTTTTATATGCCTACATCTATAACGGGAAGTTCGCAAAAGACCTGCCTGTTGCTATATGGGACGAGGCGCGCTCACCTTTGTCGCGGCAGTTTATGTTTATGCTGGAACAAACGGAAAGTATTCACATCACACAACAGGTAAACAGCCAGGCGGAGTTGGAAGCTATGATGAAAAGTGGGGTAGTGGCGGCAGCCGTGCATTTCCCCCGCCGCATGGATGAACATATTAAAAGCAGGCAACCGGTTTATATCACGGTGTATACAAATACAGCCGCGGTGGTTACTGCGAAATTAATTTATAAAGATGCCGCCCAGGTATTGATAACCGCCGGCGCCGGAGTACAGTTGCAGAAGCTGGTAAAAACAGGCATGCCCGCAGGAAAGGCCATGGCACTGGTGATGCCGGTGAAGCTGCATTCTTTTATGTTGTACAATCCGCAGTATGATTACCAGCAATACCTGGCGCCAGGACTGATAGCCGTGGCCTTACAAATGATGGTGATCATGGTGGCTATCCTGGTGCTGAACTATGAAAGTAAAACAGGCACCCTAACGGAGCTGTATACACTGGCAAACGGCTCTGCCTCCAATGCCATAACAGGTAAGGCTTTGGCGCATCTGAGCGTTGGCTGGCTCAATTATATCCTGGTTACCTGTATCATCTTTCCCATTTTTGGCGGGGGCATCATCGGCTCCTCCTGGGGACTGTTCTTCATTTTTACATTACTGCTGCTGGCCTGTATCAGTATCGGCACCATGGTTTCGGCGATCGTAGATGATGTGATGATAGCCTGTGACCTGGGCCTGTTCTATACCTCGCCGGCGTTTGTATTCAGCGGCTTTACGTTTCCCCGCTGGGGCATGCCCTGGTATGATCAATACTATGCGATGATCATGCCCTTTACACCTTTCCTGGATGCATTTGTTAAAGTGTATTTTATGGAACTACCCCTGCGCTTCGTTTACCGCGAAATGGGGCTCATGTTATTATTCGTGATCATCACCCTGCCGCTGGCGATCTTCTTTTTTCAGCGGAAACTGAATAAACTAAAATTGCAGCATGCCTGA
- a CDS encoding phosphoribosylaminoimidazolesuccinocarboxamide synthase, which translates to MSESNIKFPGQTAFYKGKVRDVYTIEDRLMVMVVSDRISAFDVVLPRPIPYKGQVLNQVAAIMLEATKDIVPNWVKATPLPNVTIGLKCETFPVEMVVRGNLTGHAWRTYKSGERVLCGVTMPEGMKENDFFPTPIITPTTKAHEGHDEDISRDEIVAQGLVSKEEYEQLEKYTLALFERGKEMAAKRGLILVDTKYEFGKIGSTIYVIDEIHTPDSSRYFYAEGYEENQKAGQQQKQLSKEFVREWLMENGFQGKDGQKVPEMTDEFVKSVSERYIELFENITGQPFVKEDVAAADATTKIVTALKSL; encoded by the coding sequence ATGTCAGAGTCAAATATCAAATTCCCCGGTCAGACTGCCTTCTATAAAGGAAAAGTACGCGATGTATATACCATCGAAGACAGGCTGATGGTAATGGTAGTGAGCGATCGTATCTCCGCGTTTGATGTAGTTTTACCACGCCCTATTCCTTACAAAGGACAGGTGTTGAACCAGGTAGCCGCCATCATGCTGGAAGCGACCAAAGACATTGTTCCTAACTGGGTAAAAGCAACGCCACTGCCTAACGTAACAATAGGGCTGAAATGCGAAACTTTCCCCGTGGAAATGGTGGTACGTGGCAACCTTACCGGGCATGCCTGGAGAACGTACAAAAGTGGAGAACGTGTACTCTGCGGCGTTACAATGCCCGAAGGCATGAAGGAAAATGATTTCTTTCCTACGCCTATCATCACACCCACCACAAAAGCACATGAAGGACATGATGAAGATATTTCCCGCGATGAAATCGTTGCACAGGGCCTTGTGAGCAAAGAAGAATATGAACAGTTGGAGAAATATACACTGGCCTTATTCGAAAGAGGCAAGGAAATGGCCGCCAAACGTGGTCTGATCCTCGTGGATACCAAATATGAATTTGGCAAGATAGGCAGCACCATTTATGTGATTGACGAAATTCACACTCCTGATTCTTCCCGTTACTTCTATGCAGAAGGCTACGAAGAAAATCAGAAAGCCGGTCAGCAACAGAAACAACTGAGCAAAGAATTTGTGCGTGAATGGCTGATGGAAAACGGTTTCCAGGGCAAGGACGGACAAAAGGTTCCTGAAATGACCGATGAATTTGTGAAAAGTGTAAGTGAACGCTATATCGAGCTGTTTGAAAATATCACTGGTCAGCCTTTTGTGAAGGAAGATGTAGCTGCTGCAGATGCAACGACTAAGATCGTGACCGCACTGAAAAGTTTGTAA
- a CDS encoding exonuclease domain-containing protein, whose translation MYAIVDIETTGGHAAAHGITEVAIFLFDGKEITQHYQTLINPRIHIPYYITSLTGITNSMVEDAPPFEAVAPLIHALLRDRIFVAHNVNFDYSFIKHHLAAAGYDLQAKKLCTVRLGRKIFPGLKSYSLGNFCKQMGITVNGRHRASGDAEATVRLFARMLENDTQKAIAAALKAGSKEQFLPPNLSPDVVKALPDTSGVYYFHDNKGKVVYVGKAKDLKKRVNSHFTGHSSSRQRQNFLRTIHNITFQETGTELMAGILESVEIKRLWPAYNYAQKRMEFRYGFYLFEDQQGYLRLAIEKKRKYSHPLHSFNLLIDGQRLLRTLIREFELCPKLCFLQKGNGTCVGITAATCHGACEKAEAPQSYNERVKAAISFLQEQQPSVTIFDKGRNSGERSCILMEKGRFYGMGYVPLHINTEDAALFREYLTPYPENEVIISLLRPYAGNSRQLSSPA comes from the coding sequence GTGTACGCAATTGTAGATATAGAAACAACAGGTGGCCATGCAGCCGCCCACGGCATAACAGAGGTCGCCATTTTTTTGTTTGACGGTAAGGAAATCACCCAACACTATCAAACGCTGATTAACCCGCGCATTCATATTCCTTATTACATCACTTCTTTAACCGGGATCACCAACAGCATGGTGGAAGATGCACCGCCATTTGAAGCGGTAGCGCCACTCATTCATGCGCTGTTGCGCGACCGGATCTTTGTGGCGCACAACGTAAACTTTGACTATTCTTTTATAAAGCATCACCTGGCAGCAGCGGGGTATGACCTGCAGGCGAAAAAGCTTTGTACGGTAAGACTGGGCCGCAAAATTTTTCCGGGACTGAAATCTTACAGCCTGGGGAATTTCTGTAAACAGATGGGTATTACGGTAAATGGCCGCCACCGCGCCTCCGGCGATGCGGAAGCCACCGTACGCCTGTTTGCCAGGATGTTGGAAAATGATACACAGAAAGCGATTGCCGCCGCCCTGAAAGCAGGTTCCAAAGAACAGTTCCTGCCGCCAAACCTGTCGCCCGACGTGGTGAAGGCGCTGCCAGATACCTCCGGGGTGTATTATTTCCATGATAATAAAGGAAAGGTGGTATATGTGGGTAAGGCAAAGGATCTTAAAAAGCGCGTCAATAGCCACTTTACAGGCCACAGCAGCAGCCGGCAGCGGCAAAATTTCCTGCGGACGATCCATAACATTACCTTCCAGGAAACAGGTACGGAACTCATGGCCGGTATCCTGGAATCTGTTGAAATAAAGCGGCTTTGGCCGGCGTATAACTATGCACAGAAAAGGATGGAATTCCGGTATGGCTTCTATTTATTTGAGGACCAGCAAGGCTATCTCCGGCTGGCGATTGAAAAGAAACGTAAATATTCGCATCCACTGCACAGCTTTAATTTGCTGATAGACGGACAGCGCCTGCTGCGCACACTGATCAGGGAGTTTGAACTGTGTCCTAAACTATGCTTCCTGCAAAAAGGCAATGGCACCTGTGTTGGTATTACTGCCGCCACCTGTCATGGCGCCTGTGAAAAAGCAGAAGCCCCCCAAAGCTATAATGAGCGCGTGAAAGCAGCCATCTCATTTTTACAGGAACAGCAACCTTCGGTAACCATCTTCGACAAAGGTCGCAACAGTGGTGAACGAAGCTGCATCCTGATGGAGAAAGGCCGCTTCTATGGAATGGGCTACGTTCCATTGCACATCAATACGGAAGATGCCGCCCTGTTCAGGGAATACCTGACACCGTATCCGGAGAATGAAGTAATCATCAGCCTGCTGCGACCATACGCCGGTAACAGCCGCCAGTTGTCATCTCCGGCATAA
- a CDS encoding ABC transporter permease, giving the protein MPDFIRHIGRLFLREIKLIATDHSLLLTLLLAPLFYAFFYGSIYSYKVEEKVELAVTDDDKSEMSRAYIEQLNNLQIVAVIRTGSLEEAQHKMYTGEAQGYLYIPKGMQTSVLALQQADVVLAVNAARFLPSSELAGAVTQIGMVVGAGVRLKYHEMKGLNSEMAMQEAMPVNVDYRPLYNERSSYGAFLLPGLLALILQQTLLIGLAGSVALDKQQRQIPKLVSMAGGGLSATLWGKGPFYLLLFLAYAAFFMTVNYRTLDIPFRGHPLDVGIAFTVFILALIPLGIWLGTLFGSQLLAAQLMAFSTYPIFLISGFAWPYESLPVPLQWVSSMVPTTPFLKLYTSIVQTGGNLHDNSGPLIHLLLLWAFYVFLALLGLRRLNKQQQPVSL; this is encoded by the coding sequence ATGCCTGATTTTATCCGTCATATAGGTCGTTTGTTCCTGCGGGAAATAAAGCTGATAGCTACGGATCACAGCCTGTTGCTGACCTTATTACTGGCGCCTTTGTTCTATGCTTTTTTCTATGGCAGTATCTATTCTTATAAAGTGGAAGAGAAAGTAGAGCTGGCTGTAACAGATGATGATAAAAGTGAGATGTCGCGCGCCTACATAGAACAGCTCAACAACCTGCAGATCGTGGCGGTGATCAGGACGGGCAGCCTGGAAGAGGCGCAACATAAAATGTATACCGGGGAAGCGCAGGGTTATCTCTATATCCCCAAAGGAATGCAAACCAGTGTGTTGGCCCTGCAACAGGCCGATGTAGTGCTGGCGGTCAATGCTGCCCGCTTCCTGCCTTCCAGTGAACTGGCCGGAGCGGTTACACAGATCGGTATGGTGGTAGGCGCCGGGGTGCGTCTGAAATACCATGAAATGAAAGGACTCAATTCCGAAATGGCCATGCAGGAAGCGATGCCGGTAAATGTGGACTACCGCCCATTGTATAATGAACGATCCAGCTACGGCGCATTTCTGCTTCCCGGCCTGCTGGCACTGATCCTGCAACAAACCCTGCTCATCGGATTGGCCGGAAGTGTGGCCCTGGATAAACAGCAGCGGCAGATACCGAAGCTGGTAAGCATGGCTGGTGGCGGCCTTTCCGCCACCTTGTGGGGAAAGGGACCTTTTTACCTGTTGCTGTTCCTGGCCTACGCCGCCTTTTTTATGACGGTCAACTACCGCACACTGGATATTCCTTTCCGGGGGCATCCGCTGGATGTGGGGATCGCTTTCACCGTTTTTATACTAGCGTTGATTCCGCTGGGTATTTGGTTGGGCACCCTCTTTGGCAGCCAGTTGCTGGCGGCCCAGCTGATGGCTTTTTCTACCTATCCCATTTTCCTGATCAGCGGCTTTGCCTGGCCTTATGAATCCCTGCCGGTACCCTTGCAATGGGTGTCTTCCATGGTGCCTACTACGCCCTTCCTGAAGTTGTACACATCCATCGTACAGACGGGTGGCAACCTGCACGATAATAGCGGTCCCCTGATCCACCTGCTGCTGCTATGGGCATTTTATGTGTTCCTGGCTTTATTAGGATTAAGGAGATTGAATAAGCAACAACAACCTGTATCTTTGTAA
- a CDS encoding ABC transporter ATP-binding protein: MKHLAALNKYFLANKWRLILGLLFTAVSIGFSVFQPIMVRQIFDLLSHNLDEYRVMSDTGLKSLFRADFSRVLAFYGVSILIFALLSGFFLFLQRQTLIVMSRHIEYELKNAIYQHYQQLDLNFFKMHRTGDLMSRITEDVSRVRMYAGPAIMYASRTLLLIVVIVYLMLQVNPLLTLYTLSPLPLLALTIYYVNRIIHRKSERIQAELSNITSIAQESYSGIRVIKSYVQEDASTGHFERASEAYKQSSISLAKTDALFQPTMALMIGLSVILTIFIGGIQVIEGNITVGNLAEFVIYVNMLMFPFFSIGMVASMIQRAAASQQRINEFLQTQPVIQDDPAAKTVPLKGGVNLKDVTFTYPHTGITAISHMNLHIAPGQKVAVIGRTGSGKSTLAQLLIRMYDPQEGKVMLDEHDVRYLHLEHLRSQISYVPQDVFLFSDSVANNIRFGDPSANLQAVQKAARQASVEKDILGFNEGFDTAIGERGVTLSGGQKQRISIARALIKDPDILIFDDCLSAVDARTEKEIIGNLYAYLKNKTAIIITHRIFSLFEFDKIIVLDEGKIIEEGTHDELLSLNGYYTELYTRQQSGDDESVTE; the protein is encoded by the coding sequence TTGAAACATCTTGCTGCACTGAATAAATATTTCCTGGCTAATAAATGGCGCCTGATCCTGGGGTTGTTATTCACTGCGGTGTCCATTGGGTTTAGTGTTTTTCAGCCTATCATGGTGCGTCAGATTTTTGACCTGCTATCGCATAACCTGGATGAATATCGTGTGATGAGTGATACCGGCCTAAAAAGTCTTTTCCGGGCGGATTTCTCGCGTGTACTGGCGTTTTATGGGGTGAGCATCCTCATTTTTGCCTTGCTTAGTGGATTTTTTCTCTTCCTGCAAAGACAAACGCTCATTGTAATGAGTCGTCATATTGAGTATGAGCTGAAGAATGCAATTTATCAGCACTATCAGCAGCTCGACCTGAATTTTTTTAAGATGCACCGCACCGGTGATCTGATGAGTCGTATTACAGAAGATGTATCACGGGTACGCATGTACGCAGGACCCGCTATCATGTATGCATCCCGAACTTTATTACTGATCGTGGTGATTGTGTACCTGATGTTGCAGGTGAATCCGTTGCTTACCTTGTATACGCTTTCACCGCTGCCATTGCTGGCGCTCACCATCTATTATGTTAACCGTATCATCCATCGCAAAAGTGAACGGATACAGGCTGAATTGTCAAACATTACTTCCATTGCGCAAGAGTCTTATTCCGGTATCAGGGTTATAAAATCCTATGTACAGGAAGATGCGAGTACCGGACATTTTGAGCGCGCCAGCGAAGCCTATAAACAAAGCTCCATCAGTCTGGCCAAAACAGATGCCTTGTTTCAGCCTACCATGGCGCTTATGATAGGATTGAGTGTGATCCTGACAATTTTCATCGGAGGCATCCAGGTGATAGAGGGCAACATCACGGTGGGTAACCTCGCGGAATTTGTAATCTATGTAAACATGCTGATGTTCCCGTTCTTTTCTATCGGGATGGTGGCATCGATGATCCAGCGGGCCGCTGCCTCACAGCAACGCATAAACGAATTTTTACAGACACAGCCAGTGATCCAGGACGATCCTGCTGCTAAAACAGTTCCGCTCAAAGGTGGGGTAAACCTGAAAGATGTAACGTTTACGTATCCGCATACCGGTATTACCGCTATCAGCCACATGAACCTGCATATTGCACCCGGACAGAAAGTAGCCGTGATCGGCAGAACCGGTTCCGGTAAAAGTACGCTGGCACAACTGCTCATCCGCATGTACGATCCGCAGGAAGGAAAGGTAATGCTGGATGAACATGATGTGCGCTACCTGCACCTGGAACACCTGCGCTCACAGATCAGTTATGTGCCGCAGGATGTATTTCTGTTTTCAGACAGCGTAGCCAATAATATTCGTTTTGGTGATCCGTCGGCTAACTTGCAGGCTGTGCAAAAGGCCGCCAGGCAAGCATCTGTAGAGAAAGATATTCTTGGCTTCAACGAAGGTTTTGATACGGCAATAGGAGAGCGGGGTGTTACACTCAGCGGAGGACAGAAGCAACGGATTTCTATAGCCCGTGCATTGATCAAAGATCCTGATATCCTTATTTTTGATGATTGCCTTTCTGCGGTAGATGCCCGTACAGAAAAAGAGATCATTGGTAACCTGTACGCCTATCTGAAAAATAAAACTGCTATTATCATTACGCACCGTATATTCTCCTTGTTTGAATTCGATAAGATCATTGTACTGGATGAAGGAAAGATCATTGAAGAAGGTACGCATGATGAATTATTGTCATTGAATGGATACTACACGGAACTTTACACGCGCCAGCAATCCGGAGATGATGAAAGTGTAACTGAGTAA